The window ATGCATCTGAAAACATTCACAAATTCAAGCAAAGTTGACAAAGTTGCAAAAACAGTTCACGCATTTGAAAAACATTAATGAAATTGGAAAATTTAGtggattttaaaaatattcatgaacttGAGTAAAAAAATTATGGATTTGAAAAACAAATCAAGAAATTTTAAAAAATTGACGCATTTGAAAAAGATTATGAATTGAAAAAAAATCACATATCTGCAAACATGTTAAAAGAACGAAAAGCAAAAaccaaaaaaggagaaaaagaaaagggcaataaaaatccaAAAGAAAAACCGGCCAAATGAACATATAAGAGACCAGCAGAAAAGAAACTTCGCCGGAAGTTCCCAAAATCATAAGAAACCAGCGCTGTGCAGTGTACATGGGCCGGCCCTTTTGTTCGTGGGCTTATGCGCGCCGTGTACGCATAAGCCATTAAACGGCGCCACAAGCGCCGAATAGGAGTTGGGAAGTCCAGCTGGCCTGCCGTTTATACAACACGCGTTTGCAGCGGGTCCGAATCGACCGTTGCCATTTCTTTATTCAAACCGCACACGATTTCCATTTCGTCTCCCCCCTTTCCGACCGTTGCAAAATCTCCCTCGAGAAGAACTCAAATTCACCCCGCCCCACGTCGCATCCCGCATCCCACACTCCCCCCTCATCCTCTTCGTCTCCCAGTACTCGAGAATCTGAGAAGTCCAGTACACGCGGCGAAGCAGCAGCAGTACATCCCGCGATGGTGTCGAGGACGCCCACGAAGGCGCCGGCGACCAGGCCCGGCACCGGCACCGGCAGCCCCGCGAAGCCGCCGTCCCCGGCGGCGAGGCGCCGCCAGGCCCTTCGTGGGGGTCGCCGCCCGTCCTCCACGAAGCGGAGGGCGTCCCCGCTCAAGTCCCTCGCGGCCGCCCCCGCAGCCGTGGCCTCCTCCTTCGGCCGCTCCGTGCGcttctgccgccgccgcctcatcAAGGTCTTCGCCCGCCTCGCCGTCCTCAGCTCCCCATCCAAGCGCAGGGCTGCGACCGCGGGGTTCCAGCGCCTCCGCTCCTCCTCGCCCCCGCCCACGCCGCACTTCTCCCCCCGCGCTCAGCGGCCCGGCAGGGTCCACGCCGCCGCGCTCCCGCCGCCGTCGGACCCGGAAAAGAAGACTCTTTTTCTGGACCTGGATGAGACGCTCATCCACTCCCAGACCGACCCGGCGCCGGCGCGCTACGACTTCACCGTGCGGCCGGTCATCTGCGGCAAGGCGGTCACCTTCTACGTCTGCAAGCGCCCGGGCGTCGACGACTTCCTCCGcgcggcggcggaggccttcgaggTCGTCATCTTCACCGCGGGGCTGGAGCAGTACGCCTCCCTCGTGCTCGACCGCCTCGACCCCACGGGCGCGCTCATCGCGCACCGCCTGTACCGCAGCGCCTGCCGAGACGACGGCGACGGCAGGCTCGTCAAGGACCTGTCGGCCACTGGCCGGGCTCCGGACTGCGCCATCATCGTCGACGACAACCCAAACGCCTACTCCCTGCAGCCAGAGAACGCCCTCCCAGTGGCGCCCTTCATCGACGACGCCAATGACCAGGAGCTGGAGAAGGTCATGCGATTCTTGGACGCCGCCGCAGGGTTCGACGATACCAGGGAGGCCATCAGGTACTACAAGGATCTCGCCACAGCGAAGTGAGCCGAGTGCCCGGGGCGCCGGCGAGGAGATGGAGGTTGAAAATTTCCCCTTCTTGGGTTTTCCTGAATAATGGTGAACTGGTTAGCAGATGGTGGTGAGCATTGATCTTTCAGAATCTTCCTGAATGCAGTTTGTTAAATATTTTTATGTGGTTCAATGAAACTGAAACTGGAATGTGCATTGAAGATGAAATTGAGCAATATCAAGGATTACTTTTGTCGGATATTATGGTGACTGGTGAGCATTGATCTTTCGGGAACTTCTTGAATGCAGATTGCTAAATGTGTTTATGTGGTTCAAACGAAACTGAAACTGGAATTGGGTTGAAGATGAATTTACGAATAACTCGTTCCGCACACTTTCCAAATGATAACAACCCAGTTCACTACTACACCTAACAAAGCAGGACTTACTACAAGCCATGGTGGTTTGGGAACAGGGGACAACACGAGGCCAAAGCCTTCCGATCCACAAGCGACCCTCGTTCCCCGTCGCCACCTCTGTTTTTCTTAAGTGCTCGCTACCTCCGTTCTGTTTGTGTTACTCACCTCTGTTCTGTTTCTGTTACTCACATCTCTCAACAACGACTTGCTGTGAACTGAAAATCTCTCACGCAATACAGCACGCTGCAATCCTGTACTTTTTTTGTGTTCCTTTGTTTTTCTAACTTGTATATCGGACGGGGAATAGGCCCAATTGTGTCGGCCAACTGACCTGCCCTGACGCAGGGTTTAGCTTGGGTTGAACCGGACTTGTGCGCATGAGTCAAAGCGTTGTAACTTCCAAGTTTTCGTTACAAGCATTATCGTAAACATCGCGTCATATAGATTCAAAGTTTTACCGTTATCATAGACACTGCCTTTCTAGTGATGCTGCCGAGACTATGATTCTTAGTATTGTGGATTATCCATATATTACTGGGGTAAGTTATATGGAATCTTGATTGGTCAAATCGTGGAGTTGTATGATTTTTGATGAATACTGCAATCACAAGTCTCCGTTACTCATATCATAGCTTGGAAGATGCCTATTATGCTGGAAGATGAATACTACGATGCCTATTTGTTACTATGGTTACCCTAAAGCTCTACAACGCCCGTGGTACAAATCACGACTGGTAGAATTTATTGTTTTGGCAGTGTTTCTTAGATTTCATATGTGTCTTTCTTCTGGACATCACTGTACTTTGCTCATGCCAAAACAAACAATAGTGCTCAGGCCACTAACACAGAAGCAAAGGACATATCGGCCAACAAACAATCAATAGGGACAAAGAAAAACAGTTAGTGATTTTAgggagagagagaacatgagagaaatTAGTAACTTTAGTAAGTTTATTAGCTGAAAACAAATTGGCTAGAGAGCTTAGTAACTTTAGTAAGTTTATTAGCAGATTTGCTCTGTCTTTCCTTTTGGTCACAAGTAGCATTTCCCTTCAAAATAAATCAGTGAAGCAGTGGTACATTGTTACCTACCAGGCAATAATAAGCAGGCATGATACTATGAGAGCTTGCTAgcaccgtcggtgtcaaaaccggcggatctcgggtagggggtcctgaactgtgcgtctaaggctaatggtaacagaaggctggggacacgatgtttacccaggttcgagccctctcgatggaggtaataccctacttcttgcttgattgatctactacgagaccgtagaggctaaccctagaagctagcctatgattatgattgttcttcttgtcctacggactaaaccctccggtttatatagacaccggagggggctagggttacacagag is drawn from Triticum dicoccoides isolate Atlit2015 ecotype Zavitan chromosome 6B, WEW_v2.0, whole genome shotgun sequence and contains these coding sequences:
- the LOC119320439 gene encoding probable C-terminal domain small phosphatase is translated as MVSRTPTKAPATRPGTGTGSPAKPPSPAARRRQALRGGRRPSSTKRRASPLKSLAAAPAAVASSFGRSVRFCRRRLIKVFARLAVLSSPSKRRAATAGFQRLRSSSPPPTPHFSPRAQRPGRVHAAALPPPSDPEKKTLFLDLDETLIHSQTDPAPARYDFTVRPVICGKAVTFYVCKRPGVDDFLRAAAEAFEVVIFTAGLEQYASLVLDRLDPTGALIAHRLYRSACRDDGDGRLVKDLSATGRAPDCAIIVDDNPNAYSLQPENALPVAPFIDDANDQELEKVMRFLDAAAGFDDTREAIRYYKDLATAK